DNA sequence from the Candidatus Nanopelagicales bacterium genome:
ACTTCGGCGGCGTGGCGGAGGTCAGCGGGTTCCAGATCTCCGACGCGGTGTGGGAGCGGCGGCCGGTGGACGCGCTGCGCTACCTGCGCTGGGCCGCCGAGGCCGGCGACCGGGGTCGGATCGGTCCGGCGACCGTGGGCGCGGTCGCGTCCGGGCTGCGCGGGCTGGTCCGCTACGCGGGCGCACCGCGGGGCGTGCCCGAGGCCACCGTCGCCAAGGAGGTGGGCGTCCCGCCCTGGAAGCTGCGGGTCCTGCGCGGTCAGCTGCAGCGGTGGCGCCCGGAGCAGCTGGCTCGCGGGGTTGTCCGGCTGGCCGAGGCCGACGCGGCGGTCAAGGGCGGCCTGCGCGAGGGGGAGAACCTCGACACCGCTCAGAAGCTGCTGGCCCTCGAGCGCCTCGTCGTCGAGGTGGCGGCGCGACCCGACGACCCCGAGTAGCCCGCCGCCGACATCCCCGTCGGCGGACACGCAACGAGCCGCCCTCCCCGGCGGGGAGGACGGCTCGACGGATGCGTAGGCGACCGCGTCAGGCGGTCTTCTGCAGCTCCGCGGCGCGGGTGAAGATGGCCGACTTGCGGTTGGCGGCCTGGTTCTTGTGGATGATGCCCGCGCTGGCGGCCTTGTCCAGGGCGCGGCCGGCCTCGCGGGCCAGCTCCTGCGCCTTCGCCGTGTCACCGGCGTCGGCGGCCTCGCGGAACCGGCGGACGGCGGTCTTCAGCGACGACTTCACGGACTTGTTGCGCAGCCGCGCCTTCTCGTTGGTGCGGTTGCGCTTGATCTGCGACTTGATGTTCGCCACGGGCCAGCCTTCGTCGGTTCCTGCACAGGGATGGTGGTTCTCGGGCGCACGACACCTCGCGCACCGCGCGACCGCCTAGGATACCGGCGCCGTCGCGGACGCCCAAATCGCCCGTCGAGGCCCACCTGTTCGCGGTCGTGGCCAGCCCGCCGGTCGTGGGACGATGGTGCGTCCGTTCCCTCCCGACCGCTCCACCCCGAGGACCCTGCGTGCCCGCACCGCGCCCCGGCAGCACCGACCCGGCGCTGATCCGCAACTTCTGCATCATCGCGCACATCGACCACGGCAAGTCGACGCTGGCCGACCGCATGCTGCAGCTCACCGGCGTCGTCGACGACCGGTCCATGCGGGCGCAGTACCTGGACCGGATGGACATCGAGCGCGAGCGCGGCATCACCATCAAGTCGCAGGCCGTCCGGCTGCCGTACGAGGCGTCCGACGGGGCCACGTACGTCCTCAACCTCATCGACACCCCGGGGCACGTCGACTTCACGTACGAGGTGTCCCGCAGCCTCGCGGCGTGCGAGGGAGCGGTCCTGCTCGTCGACGCCGCGCAGGGGATCGAGGCGCAGACCCTGGCGAACCTCTACCTCGCGCTCGAGAACGACCTGCAGATCATCCCGGTCCTGAACAAGATCGACCTGCCCGCGGCGCAGCCGGACAAGTACGCCGCCGAACTCGCGCACATCATCGGCTGCGACCCCGCCGACGTCCTTCGGGTGTCGGCCAAGACCGGCGACGGCGTGCGCGACCTGCTGGACGAGGTGGTCCGGCTGGTTCCCGCGCCGACCGGGAGGGCCGACGCCCCGGCCCGGGCCCTGATCTTCGACTCGGTGTACGACTCCTACCGCGGCGTCGTGACCTACGTCCGCGTGGTCGACGGCCGGCTGTCGCACCGCGAGCGGATCGAGATGATGTCGACCGGCGCGGAGCACGAGCTGCTCGAGGTCGGCGTCATCTCCCCGGAGCCGGTGCCCTCCGACGCCATCGGGGTCGGCGAGGTGGGCTACCTCATCACCGGCGTGAAGGACGTCAGGCAGAGCCGGGTCGGCGACACCGTCACCACCCGGCAGCACCGGGCCACCGACCCGCTGGGCGGCTACCGCGACCCCAAGCCGATGGTGTTCTCGGGCCTGTACCCGCTCGACGGCTCGGACTACCCGGAGCTGCGTGACGCCCTGGACAAGCTCAAGCTCAACGACGCGGCCCTGGTCTACGAGCCCGAGACGTCCGCGGCCCTCGGCTTCGGCTTCCGCTGCGGCTTCCTCGGCCTGCTGCACCTGGAGATCGTGCGGGAGCGGCTGGAGCGGGAGTTCGGACTGGACCTCATCTCCACGGCGCCGAACGTCGTCTACCGCGTGATCATGGAGGACGGCCGCGAGCTGGTGGTGACCAACCCCAGCGAGTTCCCGTCCGGCAAGGTCGCCGAGGTGCACGAGCCCGTGGTGCGCGCCACGATCCTGACGCCCAGCGACTTCGTCGGCACCGTGATGGAGTTGTGCCAGGCCCGCCGGGGGAACCTGCTCGGGATGGACTACCTGTCCGAGGACCGGGTCGAGCTGCGCTACACCCTGCCGCTCGCGGAGATCGTGTTCGACTTCTTCGACCAGCTCAAGTCCCGGACCCGCGGCTACGCGTCCCTGGACTACGAGCCCACCGGCGAGCAGACCGCGGACCTGGTGAAGGTCGACATCCTGCTGCATGGGGACCCCGTCGACGCGTTCAGCGCGATCGTGCACAAGGACAAGGCGTACGCGTACGGCGTCGACATGGCCGGCCGGCTGCGCAAGCTCATCCCGCGGCAGCAGTTCGAGGTGCCGATCCAGGCCGCGATCGGGTCGCGGGTGATCGCCCGGGAGACCATCCGCGCGATCCGCAAGGACGTGCTCGCCAAGTGCTACGGCGGGGACATCACCCGCAAGCGCAAACTGCTGGAGAAGCAGAAGGAGGGCAAGAAGCGGATGAAGATGGTGGGCCGGGTGGAGGTGCCCCAGGAGGCCTTCATCGCCGCGCTGTCCACGGGCGGCGAGGAGCCCCGCAAGGCGTAGCCCGCCGCGCCGCTGCCGGTCTCAGCGACAGGGCCGGTGCCTCGGCCGGTCAGCCGGCCGTGGGGGTCACCGTCATCACGACCGTGGTCTTGTCGGACTCCACGTTCGAGATCAGCGCGACCGCCTCGGTGCCCTTCTTCAGCGCGTACAGGCCGCCGGTGCCGCCCTGGCCGGAGCCCTCCATCTGGGTCTCGACGGTCCAGCCGTTGGTCTCCATCAGGCCCACGTAGCCCTTGACGGCGGCGGACTGGTCGCCGGCCGCCTCCCAGACGGCGGTGAAGCTGGTCCTGCCGTCCGACGTGCCCTTGCCGGAGGTCTGCAGGGTGAAGCCGGGCATCTCGGGGACATCCTCGGGCCAGCCGTCGGGGAGGCTGGATCCCTGGCCGATCTCGATGGACCCCTCGTCGTTGCTGATCTTGACGCTGCTGGGGTTGACCTCGACGTCGCCCCCGACCACCTGCTCCGCGACGGTCTTCCCGCCGCAGCCGGTGAGCGCCAGCCCCGCCGCGGCGAGCGTTGCCGCGGCCAGACCGATCCGTCGTACGTCCATGGGTTCCTCCGCTGTCTGGTCTGCGCTGTCTGGTCTGCGCTGCTAGGGCTGCTGCTGGACGGTGACCACGATGCCGGTCTCGTCCCGGCCCTGGTCGCTCACGGTCACGGTCACCTGGGTCGCGCCGTCGGTCAGCACCCAGAAGGACCCGCTTCCGGCGTCGCCGGAACCCTCGTAGCTGGTCTGCACCTCGAACCCGCCGGCGACGAGGGTGTCCACGTACGCCGCCCCCTCGTCGGCCCGGTCGCCGGGGGCGGTCCACACCGCGGTGAAGACGACGCTGCCGCCGGTCTCGGTGCGGGCGGAGGTCTGCAGGGTGAAGCCGGGAACCGGAGGCACCTCTGGGGGCCACCCGTCGGGGAGCGCGGTGCCGTCTCCGACGGTGGTGCCGCCGCCGTCGGTGCTGTTGTCGGTGCCGGTCCCGCTGTCGGTGCCGGCGTCCGTCCCGGCGTCGGTGCCGGCGTCGGTGTCGGTGCCGCCGGAGGCAGCGCTGGAGGCGGCGTCGGTCGACTGGCCGGCGATCGTGCCGCCGACGGCCTGGCCCTGCACCGTGCGCCCCCCGCAGCCGGCAAGGGCGAGGACCGCCACCACCACGCCCGCGAGGGCCACACCCCGCCGCCGACGCTCCATTCGCCCCTCCTGCGCCTCTCGGCCCGGCCGGTGCACGCCGACCGGCGCCCGCGGGCACCCGCACCCTGGACCCGGCCGGACCCTCATGCCACCGTACGCATCCACGGTCTCGTCCGGGCCCCCCGTTCGTCCCATTGTCCGCTCCGGTCGGGACCCGGCAGGCCTAGGCTGCGACCAAGCGCGCGACCACTCGGAGGCGACGTCCATGAACGCAGGCCCGACCATCGTGAAGTCCACCGGATCGCTGACGGCGTCGTATCCGACGCCCTCGTCGTCGGTAGGCCGCATGTTCCTCGACCGGGTGGCCGCCACCCCGTCCCGTGAGGCGTTCCGCGCGCCGGAGCACGGGGGCGGGTGGCGCTCGATGTCGTGGAAGGACGTGGACGCGGAGGTCTCGGAGCTGGCCGCGGGCCTGGTCGCGCTCGGCGTGGGCGTCGAGGAGCGCGTGGGGATCGCCTGCAGCACCCGGCTGGAGTGGGTGCTCGCCGACACGGCCGTGATGTGCGCCGGGGCGGCGACCACGACCGTCTACCCCAGCACGCAGGCCGAGGACATCGGCTACATCCTGGGCGACTCCGGGACCCGGGTGCTGTTCGCCGAGGACCAGAGCCAGGTCGACAAGGTCGAGAGCGAGCGGGCGAACCTGCCGGACCTGATGGCCATCGTGCTGATCGACGGCGAGGGTGACGGCGAGCGGGTGCTGTCCTGGGCTCAGCTGCGGGAGAAGGGGCGCGCGCAGCTGGCCGAGAACCCCGAGGTCATCGTCGGTCGGGTCGACGCCACCGGCCCGGACAGCCTGGCCACGCTGATCTACACCTCGGGCACCACGGGCAAGCCCAAGGGCGTCGAGCTCACCCATCGCTGCTGGGCCTACGAGGGTGCGGCGATCGAGCAGCTGGGAATCCTCACGCCGGACGACGTGCACTTCCTGTGGCTGCCGCTGGCGCACTCGTTCGGCAAGGTGCTGCTGTCGGCGCAGCTGCAGATCGGCTTCTCCACCGCGGTCGACGGCCGGGTGGACCACATCGTCGCCAACCTCGGCGAGGTCCGGCCCACGTTCATGGCCGCGGTGCCTCGCATCTTCGAGAAGGTGCACGCCGCTGTGGTGCGGCAGGGCACCGCCGAGGGCGGCGTGAAGGCGAAGATCTTCGAGTGGGCGTTCGGCGTGGGCGCCAAGGCGTCCGCCAAGCGGCGCGCCGGGGAGTCCGTCGGCGGGGTGCTCGGGATGCAGCTGTCCCTGGCGGACAAGCTGGTGTTCTCCAAGATCAAGGAGCGCCTCGGCGGCCGGATCCGCTACATGGTGTCCGGGTCGGCCGCGCTGGCCGCGGACATCGCCACCTGGTTCGACGCCGCGGGCCTGATCATCCTCGAGGGCTACGGGCTGACCGAGACCAGCGCCGCGACGTGCATGAACCGCCCGGGCAACGTGGGCATCGGCACGGTCGGCGAGCCGTTCCCCGGCACCGAGATCGGTATCGCCGAGGACGGCGAGATCGTCATCCGCGGGCCGGGCGTCATGCGCGGCTACCGCAACCGGCAGGAGCAGACCGACGAGGTCATGCTGGGCGACGGCTGGTTCGCCAGCGGTGACATCGGCGAGATCGACGACCGCGGCCGGGTGCGCATCACCGACCGCAAGAAGGACCTGGTGAAGACCTCCGGCGGCAAGTACATCGCCCCCGGTGCGATCGAGGCCCAGTTCAAGGCGCTGTGCCCGATCGCCGCGAACGTGCTGGTGGTCGCCAACAACCGCAACTTCGCCAGCGCCCTGGTCACGCTCGACCCCGACGCGCTCAGCGCGTTCGCCGACTCCAAGGGGCTGTCCACGGTGGAGCCGGCTGCGCTCGCCCAGGACCCGGCGGTGATCGCCGAGGTGCAGGCCGGGGTGGACAAGCTGAACGCCCAGCTGAACCGGTGGGAGACCATCAAGACCTTCCGGATCCTGCCGCGCGACCTCACCGTCGAGGACGGCGAGCTGACCCCGAGCCTGAAGCTGAAGCGGAAGGTGATCGAGGAGCGCTACGGCGAGTACGTGGAGGACATGTACTCCGGCTCCGGCCGGTAGGGAGTCCCAGCGCCCCGCACAATGTCGGGGTGCCGTCGACGCCGCCACCGGGGGACCCGGTCCCGTCCGACGGCCGGCTGCCCGAGCCCGCGCTCGCGGGTCTGGGTCGCCGGCCGTTCGGCGTCTACGTGCACGTGCCGTACTGCGCGACGCGCTGCGGCTACTGCGACTTCAACACCTACACCGCCGAGGAACTCGGTCCGGACGCCTCCCGGGCGTCGTACGCGGCGTCCGCGGTGGCGGAGGTCCGGCTGGCCCGGCGGGTACTGGGGGACGTCGACCTGCCGGTGTCGACGGTGTTCGTCGGTGGCGGGACGCCGACGCTGCTGCCGCCCGCCGACCTGGTGGCGGTCCTCGACGCGGTGCGGGCCGAGTTCGGCCTGGCGCCCGGGGCGGAGGTGACCACGGAGGCCAACCCGGACTCGGTGAGCCCGCGGTCGCTGGCCGCGTTGCGTGAGGGCGGCTTCACCCGGGTGTCGTTCGGCATGCAGAGCGCCTCTCCCGCGGTGCTCTCGGTGCTGGAGCGCACGCATACGCCGGGAAGGGCGACGGTCGCGGTGGCGGAGGCGCGCGACGCCGGGTTCGAGCAGGTGAGCCTGGACCTGATCTACGGCACGCCGGGGGAGACCGACACGGACTGGGCCGAGTCCGTGGGGGCGGCGGTGGCGGCCGGTGTCGACCACATGTCCGCGTACGCGCTCATCGTGGAGCCCGGCACCCGGCTGGCCCGCCGGGTCGAGCGCGGTGAGCTGCCGGCGCCGGACGACGACGTGCTGGCCGACCGATACCTGGCGGCCGACGCGCAGCTCGCCGCGGCGGGGCTGCGGTGGTACGAGGTGTCCAACTGGTCGCGGCCCGGGGCGGAGTGCCGGCACAACCTCGGCTACTGGCGGGGCGACGACTGGTGGGGGATCGGTCCCGGGGCGCACTCGCACGTCGGCGGGGTGCGCTGGTGGAACGTCCGGCACCCGGCCGAGTACGGGCGGGCGCTGGCGGCCGGGCGCAGCCCGGGGGAGGGGCGGGAGGTGCTCGGGGCTGCGGAGCGGAGGACCGAGCGGGTGCTCCTGGAGCTGCGGCTGCGCGACGGGCTGCCGCTGGAGGCGCTCGACGGAGCCGGTCGTGCCGCCGTCGACCGTGCCGTGTCGGTCGGACTGCTGGAGGTCGCGGCGCTGGCGGAGGGGCGGGCCGTGCTCACCCTGCGCGGCCGCCTGCTCGCCGACGCCGTGGTGCGCGACCTGCTGGGGTAGCCGCCGCTCCTGGGTGGCCGCCGCCGGTCCAGGGTGGCCGCCGCCGGTCCAAAACCGGTCGGGCACGGCGGCCGGCGATGCCCCGTCGGCCGCGTCCGGTCCGTGGCGTCCGGTCCGTGGCGTCCGGTCCGTGGCGTCCGGTCCGTGGCGTCCGGTCCGTGGCGTCCGGTCAGCCGCCGCCGGGGTGAGGCGGGGGCGCTGGTGCACTGTCCGGGACCGGTGTGCCCTGGTGGAAGCGCATCCGCCACCCCTTCTGTCCGTCCTGGACCCAGATCGAGCTCCGCCGGGTCACGGCGGGCTCGGTCTAGGTGTACGTCACGAGGATGACGTCGGGCGCCAACCGGACCGCCCCGATGTCCGTCACCTCCGCGTCGAGGTCGGGGGCAGCAGGCAGATCACGCAGGACACTGTCGTGTGTGTGCGTCCGCCCGCTGGCGCCGAACTCGAGGAAGTCCGGGTGCACCAGCCCTCGCAGCCGCTCGGGGTCGGCCCGGGTTCCGGGATCGAGCAGCGTGATCTCGCCGAGGATCGCCTCGTCGAGGTCGGGGTCTCCGGCGAGGTCGGGGTCGGGGCCGGTCGCACGCACGGGCTGAACCTCCCCGGCGACCGTCACCGAGTCAAGCCGGTCCCGCCGTCACGCAGCCACGAGTGCTGCGGTCCAGCGTTCGAGCGGGCTGTCACCGGGTGTGGGGACCGGGTCCGCGGGCTCGGCGGGGATGGGCGGGGGTCCGGTGTCCCAGATCGGGTCGGGCGGTGTGGGGTAGGTGTGTCCGGTGGGGCTGGTCCAGGTGATCCGCCCGCTGCCCGGGTCTGGGGTCGCGGACCAGCTGGTGTGGGTCTTGATCCGGTGATGTCGCCGGCACGCGGGGTGCAGGTTGGCGGCGGTCGTGTTCGCCCCGTCGTAGTTGGTGGCGTGGTCGAGGTCGGTGTGCAGCGAGGGGATGGTGCAGCCGGGGAAGGTGCAGGTGGTGTCCCGGGCGGTGACCAGTTCACGCAGCCGGTCGCTGGGCCGGTAGCGGGTGGTGCCGGTGGCGACCAGGCGGCCGTGGTCGGTGAGGAACGCCCGCCAGGCGTCCGCGCCGGCCGCGAGCTCACGCGCGAGGGGTGCCGGTACCCAGCCGTGGCCGGGGATCCAGCCGGGGTTGTCGGCCAGCCCGAGCAGGGTGGCGGCGTCGACGATGATGACCGCGGACGACCACGACCTGCCCCGCCCGGCACCGGTCCCGGCTCCCGCGCTGCCACCGGCAGGTGCCGCCCCTGCAGCCGCGCCGGCTCCGGCACCGGCTTCTGCGCCCGTCCCGGCTCCGTCGCTCTCGTTCGCTCCCGTGTTGCCGCTGGTCCCGGTGCCCGGGAGCCCGGTGGCCGTGGTGGCGGCGCCGCTGGCCGGGATGGTCGCCCCGGTGGTGGTCGGGGCGTCGCTGGTGTCCAGGCCGAGGTGCCGGATGAGTAGGCGGGCGGCTTCGATGACGGCGTCGGCGCGTAGCGCTTCCAGGGTGGTGTCGGGGTGGTGCGGGCAGCCGAGCTGGTGCGTCCGGTCGGTGTCCGGCTGGGCGCTGGCACCGGTGCTGTGAACCCCGGTCGCGCGGTGTCCGCGCAGGGCGGCGAGGGTGCCGACCAGGCCGAACCCGGTAGACCCGGCCCGGCCTGTGCCCGCGGGCGCTGCTGCGCCGGTGCCCGCGCCAGTGTCGGTGTCGCGGGGGCAGGTGCAGGGGCCGAGCAGGGTCGTCAGGTCCGCGGTCGGGTCCTTCAGGGTCGCCTGCCGGTTGCGGGCCCAGGTGTCGAACTGGCGCCACGCCCATGACGCCATCGGCTGGGAGGCCTCCAGGGTGATCCTGGCGCGGAAGTCCGGCAGCGGGCTGATCCGCAGCGACCGTTCCCGCCGCCTCTTCTTCGCCCGCTCCGCGGCGGCGGCGGCGTCCAGGCGCAGGATGGTGCGGCGGATGCGGTGCCGCAGCCGGCCCGGGGTCTCCTCCGCGTACCGCGAGGGCTGCCCGTCCGCGTCGGGCAGCGTCTCGGCGACGACGGTCTGCACGACCTTCTCGGTCAGGTTCGGGGCGAGTTCGGCGGTCTCGGACACGACCGCGGACAGGTGCCCGTACCCCCAGGCACCGGTCTCCAGCAGCCGAGCGACCGGGGCACCGGGACCAGCGAGGAACCGGGCGGTGGTGATCCGGTCCGATGCCGCGACGGTGGACAGCCGGCAGGCGGCGGCGACCTCGGCGTGCCGGGCCTCCTCGACGCACTCGAACGGCCCGACGTCCACCGGCCCGCCCTGGTCGTCCGGGTCGGGGTCCCGTGCCGGCTCGGCACCGGCGACCGGGATCACCGCGGCGTACGACCGGGAGGTCACCCACGCCGCCTGGGCCTGCCACGTCGTCAGGAACACCACCCGGTCATGCCCGCACAGCGCCTCGGCGTCGACCTGCTCCAGCAGACCGATCGCCACCGGACCCGGCCCCACCGCCACGGCCTGCGCGAGCAGGGCGGCGTCCCACGGACGCGAGGTCCGCGGACCGGGAACCACGGGATCGAACATGTGTACGAGTCTAGCGTCAGGGTCCGACACCGCGCAAGACCCTGTGCACACGAAAACGTCTGCGCCCCAGACGAAATCACCTGGGGCGCAGCCGTCACACCAGAACCGCTAGTCGCGCAGGGGTCGTCCCGACGCATCCGTCTGGAACGACGGCGAGCCGACCAGGATCATGATCCCCTCGACCAGGCCCCACAGCGCTCCGACGCCGCAGGTCAGGATCGTCACGACGATCTGGATGATGCCGATCGACGTGTAGCCCAGGTAGAACCGATGCACGCCGAAGCCGCCGACCAGGAT
Encoded proteins:
- the rpsT gene encoding 30S ribosomal protein S20, with the protein product MANIKSQIKRNRTNEKARLRNKSVKSSLKTAVRRFREAADAGDTAKAQELAREAGRALDKAASAGIIHKNQAANRKSAIFTRAAELQKTA
- the lepA gene encoding translation elongation factor 4; the encoded protein is MPAPRPGSTDPALIRNFCIIAHIDHGKSTLADRMLQLTGVVDDRSMRAQYLDRMDIERERGITIKSQAVRLPYEASDGATYVLNLIDTPGHVDFTYEVSRSLAACEGAVLLVDAAQGIEAQTLANLYLALENDLQIIPVLNKIDLPAAQPDKYAAELAHIIGCDPADVLRVSAKTGDGVRDLLDEVVRLVPAPTGRADAPARALIFDSVYDSYRGVVTYVRVVDGRLSHRERIEMMSTGAEHELLEVGVISPEPVPSDAIGVGEVGYLITGVKDVRQSRVGDTVTTRQHRATDPLGGYRDPKPMVFSGLYPLDGSDYPELRDALDKLKLNDAALVYEPETSAALGFGFRCGFLGLLHLEIVRERLEREFGLDLISTAPNVVYRVIMEDGRELVVTNPSEFPSGKVAEVHEPVVRATILTPSDFVGTVMELCQARRGNLLGMDYLSEDRVELRYTLPLAEIVFDFFDQLKSRTRGYASLDYEPTGEQTADLVKVDILLHGDPVDAFSAIVHKDKAYAYGVDMAGRLRKLIPRQQFEVPIQAAIGSRVIARETIRAIRKDVLAKCYGGDITRKRKLLEKQKEGKKRMKMVGRVEVPQEAFIAALSTGGEEPRKA
- a CDS encoding long-chain fatty acid--CoA ligase — encoded protein: MNAGPTIVKSTGSLTASYPTPSSSVGRMFLDRVAATPSREAFRAPEHGGGWRSMSWKDVDAEVSELAAGLVALGVGVEERVGIACSTRLEWVLADTAVMCAGAATTTVYPSTQAEDIGYILGDSGTRVLFAEDQSQVDKVESERANLPDLMAIVLIDGEGDGERVLSWAQLREKGRAQLAENPEVIVGRVDATGPDSLATLIYTSGTTGKPKGVELTHRCWAYEGAAIEQLGILTPDDVHFLWLPLAHSFGKVLLSAQLQIGFSTAVDGRVDHIVANLGEVRPTFMAAVPRIFEKVHAAVVRQGTAEGGVKAKIFEWAFGVGAKASAKRRAGESVGGVLGMQLSLADKLVFSKIKERLGGRIRYMVSGSAALAADIATWFDAAGLIILEGYGLTETSAATCMNRPGNVGIGTVGEPFPGTEIGIAEDGEIVIRGPGVMRGYRNRQEQTDEVMLGDGWFASGDIGEIDDRGRVRITDRKKDLVKTSGGKYIAPGAIEAQFKALCPIAANVLVVANNRNFASALVTLDPDALSAFADSKGLSTVEPAALAQDPAVIAEVQAGVDKLNAQLNRWETIKTFRILPRDLTVEDGELTPSLKLKRKVIEERYGEYVEDMYSGSGR
- the hemW gene encoding radical SAM family heme chaperone HemW: MPSTPPPGDPVPSDGRLPEPALAGLGRRPFGVYVHVPYCATRCGYCDFNTYTAEELGPDASRASYAASAVAEVRLARRVLGDVDLPVSTVFVGGGTPTLLPPADLVAVLDAVRAEFGLAPGAEVTTEANPDSVSPRSLAALREGGFTRVSFGMQSASPAVLSVLERTHTPGRATVAVAEARDAGFEQVSLDLIYGTPGETDTDWAESVGAAVAAGVDHMSAYALIVEPGTRLARRVERGELPAPDDDVLADRYLAADAQLAAAGLRWYEVSNWSRPGAECRHNLGYWRGDDWWGIGPGAHSHVGGVRWWNVRHPAEYGRALAAGRSPGEGREVLGAAERRTERVLLELRLRDGLPLEALDGAGRAAVDRAVSVGLLEVAALAEGRAVLTLRGRLLADAVVRDLLG
- a CDS encoding nuclear transport factor 2 family protein, which translates into the protein MRATGPDPDLAGDPDLDEAILGEITLLDPGTRADPERLRGLVHPDFLEFGASGRTHTHDSVLRDLPAAPDLDAEVTDIGAVRLAPDVILVTYT
- a CDS encoding DUF222 domain-containing protein, giving the protein MFDPVVPGPRTSRPWDAALLAQAVAVGPGPVAIGLLEQVDAEALCGHDRVVFLTTWQAQAAWVTSRSYAAVIPVAGAEPARDPDPDDQGGPVDVGPFECVEEARHAEVAAACRLSTVAASDRITTARFLAGPGAPVARLLETGAWGYGHLSAVVSETAELAPNLTEKVVQTVVAETLPDADGQPSRYAEETPGRLRHRIRRTILRLDAAAAAERAKKRRRERSLRISPLPDFRARITLEASQPMASWAWRQFDTWARNRQATLKDPTADLTTLLGPCTCPRDTDTGAGTGAAAPAGTGRAGSTGFGLVGTLAALRGHRATGVHSTGASAQPDTDRTHQLGCPHHPDTTLEALRADAVIEAARLLIRHLGLDTSDAPTTTGATIPASGAATTATGLPGTGTSGNTGANESDGAGTGAEAGAGAGAAAGAAPAGGSAGAGTGAGRGRSWSSAVIIVDAATLLGLADNPGWIPGHGWVPAPLARELAAGADAWRAFLTDHGRLVATGTTRYRPSDRLRELVTARDTTCTFPGCTIPSLHTDLDHATNYDGANTTAANLHPACRRHHRIKTHTSWSATPDPGSGRITWTSPTGHTYPTPPDPIWDTGPPPIPAEPADPVPTPGDSPLERWTAALVAA